In one Corallococcus sp. EGB genomic region, the following are encoded:
- a CDS encoding glycogen/starch/alpha-glucan phosphorylase — MAPPASARPASPPPSASGAPEDSGRTGLDAASVRRGFFEHVRYSRGKNPETATAHDRFMALSLAVRDRLTDRWVKTARTYYEKDVKRAYYLSAEYLLGRALGNNLLNLNMYEAAAAAMQEVGVDLNQLLEMEPDAGLGNGGLGRLAACFLDSLATLGYPGMGYGIRYEFGIFSQDLVGGHQVERADEWLKFGNPWEIVRPEKAVPVRFFGRVEHHQDADGRPVARWVGGKTVVGVPYDTPIAGYGNNTVNTLRLWQARASAEFDLLLFNAGDYERSVVEKNDSEVISKVLYPNDAFQAGKELRLKQQYFFVACSIADIVRRYLKNHNDFREFSRKCAIQLNDTHPAIGVAELMRVLVDEKRLLWDEAWSITQETFGYTNHTLLAEAMERWPVSLFERLLPRHLEIIYEINQRFMRQVQIRYPFDVEKQQRMSLVEEGPEKKIRMAHLAVLGSHSVNGVAALHTDLLRRDVLPDFAQMYPERFNNKTNGVTPRRWLAWCNPRLSKLITSRIGEGWVTDLDQLQKLEAHAEDPEFRKAFREVKRANKEELAQHVKDLRWVQLNPDAIFDVQIKRLHEYKRQLLDAIHIVALWMKARRDPSSVIHPRAFLFGAKAAPGYHLAKLTIRLINGIAEVVNSDAGATGLQVVFLPNYRVSLAERIIPAADVSEQISTAGWEASGTGNMKLMLNGALTLGTLDGANVEIRDAVGDENFFLFGLTADEVIARKKAGYKPREVYESNTELRDALNLIRDGFFSPEDRNLFQPLVDSLLNEDRYLVLADFAAYAAKQEEVARAYKDPESWTKKCIINVARAGIFSSDRTIKQYAEEIWRVQKTDVE, encoded by the coding sequence ATGGCTCCTCCCGCCTCCGCGCGCCCCGCATCGCCCCCGCCCTCCGCCTCGGGAGCTCCCGAAGACAGCGGCCGCACCGGGCTCGACGCGGCCAGCGTCCGTCGCGGCTTCTTCGAACACGTGCGCTATTCGCGCGGAAAGAATCCGGAGACGGCCACCGCGCACGACCGCTTCATGGCGCTGTCGCTGGCCGTGCGCGACCGGCTCACGGACCGCTGGGTGAAGACGGCGCGCACCTACTACGAGAAGGACGTCAAGCGAGCCTATTACCTGTCCGCGGAGTACCTGCTGGGTCGCGCGCTGGGCAACAACCTGCTCAACCTCAACATGTACGAGGCCGCGGCCGCCGCCATGCAGGAGGTCGGCGTGGACCTGAACCAGCTGCTGGAGATGGAGCCGGACGCGGGCCTGGGCAACGGCGGTCTGGGCCGGCTGGCGGCGTGCTTCCTGGATTCGCTGGCCACCCTGGGCTACCCGGGCATGGGCTACGGCATCCGCTACGAGTTCGGCATCTTCTCGCAGGACCTGGTGGGCGGACACCAGGTGGAGCGCGCGGACGAGTGGCTGAAGTTCGGCAACCCGTGGGAGATCGTCCGGCCGGAGAAGGCGGTGCCGGTGCGCTTCTTCGGGCGCGTGGAGCACCACCAGGACGCGGATGGCCGGCCGGTGGCGCGCTGGGTGGGCGGCAAGACGGTGGTGGGCGTTCCGTACGACACGCCCATCGCGGGCTACGGCAACAACACCGTCAACACGCTGCGGCTGTGGCAGGCGCGCGCGAGCGCCGAGTTCGACCTGCTCTTGTTCAACGCCGGTGACTACGAGCGCTCCGTGGTGGAGAAGAACGACTCGGAGGTCATCTCCAAGGTCCTCTATCCCAACGACGCGTTCCAGGCGGGCAAGGAGCTGCGGCTCAAGCAGCAGTACTTCTTCGTGGCGTGCTCCATCGCGGACATCGTCCGGCGCTACCTGAAGAACCACAACGACTTCCGCGAGTTCTCCCGCAAGTGCGCCATCCAGCTCAATGACACGCATCCGGCCATTGGCGTGGCGGAGCTGATGCGCGTGCTGGTGGACGAGAAGCGCCTGCTCTGGGACGAGGCCTGGTCCATCACCCAGGAGACGTTCGGCTACACCAACCACACGCTGCTGGCGGAGGCCATGGAGCGCTGGCCGGTGTCGCTGTTCGAGCGGCTGCTGCCCCGGCACCTGGAGATCATCTACGAAATCAACCAGCGCTTCATGCGCCAGGTGCAGATCCGCTACCCGTTCGACGTGGAGAAGCAGCAGCGGATGAGCCTGGTGGAGGAGGGCCCGGAGAAGAAGATCCGCATGGCCCACCTGGCGGTGCTGGGCAGCCACAGCGTCAACGGCGTGGCCGCGCTGCACACGGACCTCTTGCGCCGCGACGTGCTGCCGGACTTCGCGCAGATGTACCCGGAGCGCTTCAACAACAAGACCAACGGCGTGACGCCGCGCCGGTGGCTGGCGTGGTGCAACCCGCGCCTGTCCAAGCTCATCACCAGCCGCATTGGTGAAGGCTGGGTGACGGACCTGGATCAGCTCCAGAAGCTGGAAGCGCACGCGGAGGACCCGGAGTTCCGCAAGGCCTTCCGCGAGGTGAAGCGCGCCAACAAGGAGGAGCTGGCCCAGCACGTGAAGGACCTGCGCTGGGTGCAGCTCAATCCGGACGCCATCTTCGACGTGCAGATCAAGCGACTGCACGAGTACAAGCGGCAGCTCCTGGACGCCATCCACATCGTGGCGCTGTGGATGAAGGCGCGGCGCGACCCGTCCAGCGTCATCCACCCGCGCGCGTTCCTCTTCGGCGCGAAGGCGGCGCCGGGCTACCACCTGGCGAAGCTGACCATCCGGCTCATCAACGGCATCGCGGAGGTGGTCAACAGCGACGCGGGCGCCACGGGGTTGCAGGTGGTGTTCCTGCCCAACTACCGGGTGAGCCTGGCGGAGCGCATCATCCCCGCGGCGGACGTGTCCGAGCAGATTTCGACGGCGGGCTGGGAGGCCTCCGGCACGGGCAACATGAAGCTGATGCTCAACGGCGCGCTGACGCTGGGCACGCTGGACGGCGCCAACGTGGAGATTCGCGACGCGGTGGGCGACGAGAACTTCTTCCTCTTCGGCCTCACGGCGGACGAGGTCATCGCGCGCAAGAAGGCCGGCTACAAGCCGCGTGAGGTGTACGAGTCCAACACGGAGCTGCGCGACGCGCTGAACCTCATCCGCGACGGCTTCTTCTCGCCGGAGGACCGCAACCTCTTCCAGCCGCTGGTGGACAGCCTGCTCAACGAGGACCGCTACCTGGTGCTGGCGGACTTCGCGGCGTACGCGGCGAAGCAGGAGGAGGTGGCGCGCGCCTACAAGGACCCGGAGTCCTGGACGAAGAAGTGCATCATCAACGTCGCCCGCGCGGGCATCTTCTCCTCCGACCGCACCATCAAACAGTACGCGGAGGAGATCTGGCGCGTGCAGAAGACCGACGTGGAGTGA
- a CDS encoding M3 family metallopeptidase gives MSEPLVPDAARHVTCPPEEFRRASEEALTKARDGIARLKTLPASTPSQEVLDLFDESSAALDDAAARASVVRHTHPEAALREAAEQAEQAIENLANDIRMDRGVYNVLARVDLSQADAATRKWMEKVLRDFRRAGVDRDDATRAKVKALQEELVRIGQEFSRNISQDTRTVSLPPAALAGLPEDYVRAHAPGEDGQVRISTDYPDLVPFLTYARDGKAREALWRANRQRGYPANVDVLQKLVQKRHELATLLGYPHWAAYATEDKMVRTADAAGTFIRKIADASEARMKRDYAVLLERKRKDDPSADKVNPWDSGYLDDRVKAEQYAFDSQTVRPYFEYTRVKQGVLDLTARLFGVTYRPVKDVPVWHPDVEAYDVYEGPTLKGRFFLDMHPRADKYKHAAQFTLTSGKSGRRLPEGALICNFPKPGAEPALMQHGDVETFFHEFGHLLHHIFGGHTKWAGLSGVRTEWDFVEAPSQMLEEWARDVTCLQTFAKHYQTGEALPAELVERMLAADEFGKGLFVRQQMFYAALSLELYRRDPKNLDATALVRELQSQYIPFPYLEGTYFHLTFGHLDGYSSNYYTYMWSLVIAKDLFTVFQTKGLLNPEPAQAYRRAVLEPGGSDDAARLVHHFLGRDYDFRAYEAWLNKAA, from the coding sequence GTGTCCGAGCCCCTGGTCCCCGACGCCGCCCGCCACGTCACCTGCCCACCGGAGGAGTTCCGCCGCGCGAGCGAGGAGGCCCTGACCAAGGCCCGCGACGGCATCGCGCGCCTGAAGACGCTGCCCGCCTCCACACCCTCCCAGGAGGTGCTGGACCTGTTCGACGAGTCCTCCGCCGCGCTGGATGACGCCGCCGCGCGCGCCAGCGTCGTGCGCCACACGCACCCGGAGGCCGCCCTGCGCGAAGCCGCGGAGCAGGCCGAGCAGGCCATCGAGAACCTGGCCAACGACATCCGCATGGACCGGGGCGTCTACAACGTCCTGGCGCGCGTGGACCTGTCCCAGGCGGACGCCGCCACGCGCAAGTGGATGGAGAAGGTGCTGCGCGACTTCCGCCGCGCCGGCGTGGACCGCGACGACGCCACCCGCGCGAAGGTGAAGGCGCTCCAGGAGGAGCTGGTCCGCATTGGCCAGGAGTTCAGCCGCAACATCAGCCAGGACACCCGCACGGTGTCGCTACCCCCGGCCGCGCTGGCGGGCCTGCCGGAGGACTACGTGCGCGCGCACGCCCCCGGCGAGGATGGCCAGGTGCGCATCTCCACGGACTACCCGGACCTGGTGCCCTTCCTCACCTACGCGCGCGACGGCAAGGCCCGCGAAGCGCTCTGGCGCGCCAACCGCCAGCGCGGCTACCCCGCCAACGTGGACGTGCTCCAGAAGCTGGTCCAGAAGCGCCACGAGCTGGCCACGCTCTTGGGCTACCCGCACTGGGCCGCCTACGCCACTGAGGACAAGATGGTGCGCACCGCGGACGCCGCGGGCACCTTCATCCGGAAGATCGCCGACGCGTCGGAGGCGCGCATGAAGCGCGACTACGCGGTGCTCCTGGAGCGCAAGCGCAAGGACGACCCGTCCGCCGACAAGGTGAACCCGTGGGACTCCGGCTACCTGGATGACCGCGTGAAGGCGGAGCAGTACGCCTTCGACTCGCAGACGGTGCGCCCCTACTTCGAATACACCCGCGTGAAGCAGGGCGTGCTGGACCTCACCGCGCGCCTCTTCGGCGTCACCTACCGCCCGGTGAAGGACGTGCCCGTGTGGCACCCGGACGTGGAGGCCTACGACGTCTACGAGGGCCCGACGCTCAAGGGCCGCTTCTTCCTGGACATGCACCCGCGCGCGGACAAGTACAAGCACGCGGCCCAGTTCACGCTGACCAGCGGCAAGTCCGGGCGGCGGCTGCCGGAAGGCGCGCTCATCTGCAACTTCCCCAAGCCCGGCGCGGAGCCGGCGCTCATGCAGCACGGCGACGTGGAGACCTTCTTCCACGAGTTCGGCCACCTCCTGCACCACATCTTCGGCGGCCACACGAAGTGGGCGGGCCTGTCCGGCGTGCGCACGGAGTGGGACTTCGTGGAGGCCCCGTCGCAGATGCTGGAGGAGTGGGCGCGCGACGTGACGTGCCTCCAGACCTTCGCGAAGCACTATCAGACCGGCGAGGCGCTGCCCGCGGAGCTGGTGGAGCGGATGCTCGCCGCGGACGAGTTCGGCAAGGGGCTCTTCGTGCGCCAGCAGATGTTCTACGCGGCGCTCAGCCTGGAGCTCTACCGGCGCGACCCGAAGAACCTGGACGCCACCGCGCTCGTGCGCGAGCTGCAGAGCCAGTACATCCCCTTCCCGTACCTGGAGGGCACCTACTTCCACCTCACCTTCGGGCACCTGGACGGGTACTCGTCCAACTACTACACTTACATGTGGTCCCTGGTCATCGCGAAGGACCTCTTCACGGTGTTCCAGACGAAGGGCCTGCTCAACCCGGAGCCCGCGCAGGCCTACCGCCGCGCGGTGCTGGAGCCGGGCGGCTCTGACGACGCCGCGCGGCTGGTGCACCACTTCCTCGGCCGCGACTACGACTTCCGCGCGTACGAGGCCTGGCTCAACAAGGCCGCCTGA
- a CDS encoding Ig-like domain-containing protein: MSSRRVLLARCLVVGLLALGVPVGCGEDPKAPSTLIAPENCSVELAPGTDPLLANGQDTMVVTVTLRNEDSRPLSGRFVNTQVGDGEGFTVSQEKSFTDRQGQARVEVRATTPGNKRLYVSANELDGGWIIIGEVTLVFR, encoded by the coding sequence ATGTCTTCGCGGCGCGTGCTGCTGGCTCGGTGTCTGGTGGTGGGGCTGCTGGCCCTGGGTGTCCCCGTGGGCTGTGGAGAGGACCCGAAGGCTCCCTCCACGCTGATTGCTCCGGAGAACTGCTCGGTGGAGCTTGCCCCGGGGACGGATCCGTTGCTGGCGAACGGTCAGGACACCATGGTCGTCACGGTCACGCTGCGCAACGAGGACTCCAGGCCGCTTTCCGGACGCTTCGTGAACACGCAGGTGGGCGACGGCGAGGGCTTCACCGTCTCGCAGGAGAAAAGCTTCACGGATCGCCAGGGCCAGGCTCGAGTGGAAGTACGCGCCACCACACCGGGCAACAAGAGGCTGTATGTGTCGGCAAACGAGCTGGATGGCGGGTGGATCATCATCGGCGAGGTGACGCTCGTGTTCCGGTAG
- a CDS encoding lamin tail domain-containing protein, with amino-acid sequence MSPRIAVLARCLGLSVLCLGLSLGCTDSGTSPQPPPEVEGVVDAAASTVKVDRPTGVLANGDDAAVVTVTALRKADGSRLSGRTVSVTVEGDGASVLESALVTGINGEAQAHVKSTVPGVKTVKASVKDDTGKMVTLTQTATVEFADVSTVKTLAFRSALPDGVAGVPLQGLVVEVHDGAGAVVTDSNVEVTLSLGSGGIVFTEGQLTVAAVNGVATFPDVVLKKAGGGYYFMANAAGFEPVASTVFSVMPGAVNGLGLDHLLETATAGVAQDLEVTLEDAYSNTVTNYAGTVTLKSTDAAATLPAAHTFTTSDAGRFKFQGITFRTAGRRFMTLADSAGAFSFEFAVNVSAAAASRLAFTQQPASPVSTRAPLGTVKVAVQDAFGNPASATGLAVKLALPAGAFTLSGTTSAAPVDGVATFTGLSIAGHGTTHLVASAQGLQDVSSADVQVVDDVPPAKPVLTQTGATETGLTVQWTGVGDDGVLGQLTSQELRYSTSAITTDAAFNAATPVTVAAPVPPGAVQSATLSGLAAGKTYHVALKVMDAHGNSARSDSLAVSTSNPAVTQLAFTAQPSNGTAGAALANVAVSLQDARGDVVSTATTAVTLTLTGQPGFQAVTVSAVNGVATFSGLRVDTAGTYTFTATAGALTKVSQSFTVGAGAASKLVLAALPASVTAGASNNVTVSVTDAFGNRVSSYAGTVHFTSSDAQAVLPADAVFIPADGGQKTVSGLVFKTAGAQSLTATVPATPTVTATVSTEVRASAAASLAVVASAGPFGAGQTLSYELVAHDAYGNVAKDYASTVTFSSTDTRAVLPGAYTFTLLDEGRRTFNVELRTSGDQSVTAKDVTDPSLTVSHTFTILPASAAQLLFASAPTTGSVRQSLADIQVAVRDAFGNNVTGASVDVQLALVGGTFAQGIPTRATVGGVATFSGLSINDEGTYQLKASAGGLQDITSADLIISDTQAPAVAANFRATAVSGGSIRLDWQAPGDDGVLGTAARYELRYATSAITDATFDSATLVTGVPAPKTAGTAESFTVTGLTEGTTYYFALKTFDGAGNASGLATASSATTNPCSGYVCTPPGPQCAEDGTSLEVYSSVCEVQNGAPTCVAGETTLQACPGANAVCYAGACATATHPGAGELVISEVMHSPLAGLTEYVELTNTTTKLLDANGLGVDLVNSAGTPTSFTVNHGHALLVPAGGRTVLAQNANFATNGGVAANDAWGTDISLDSTGSITLKQGTVTVDSLTYTSAFPQTPGRAMSLASSIIGTKGSAQAWYWCDSTGSLSGGNRGTPGQLNDDCGLNVEKPVNWCAIQYPKTFPSADGAYPATINANDSYDIFSQFYSYDVTQRNTKGNDFYPFIEAQLGYGTDATNPAGWTWKAADFNPGFTPPNSNNDEMKAVLQIPTAGTYNYGFRYRFVGEPWVYCDQNGKVDPPGGTWGSVTVQVVKAPLTNHVVISEISGGNGTGAAATDEFIELYNPTNSDVDLSNWQVGYKSATGTTWSANVTIPAGKVIRAHGYFLLGGANYSGTAARDVGYSFDMSASTTAGGHVRIQQPVSGTYVDVDLLGWGTGNSPEGGAGNAAPAHPAVGGSLERKAVSTSTSATMAVGGADALRGNGYDSDNNKNDFVTRAVRQPQGSTSPTEFY; translated from the coding sequence ATGTCCCCACGGATTGCTGTGCTCGCCCGCTGTCTGGGGTTGAGCGTGCTGTGTCTAGGCCTGTCGCTCGGCTGCACGGATTCTGGAACCTCCCCGCAGCCTCCGCCGGAGGTGGAGGGCGTGGTGGACGCAGCGGCCTCCACGGTGAAGGTGGACCGGCCCACGGGCGTGCTGGCGAACGGCGACGACGCCGCGGTCGTCACGGTGACGGCGCTGCGCAAGGCGGACGGCTCGCGGCTGTCCGGGCGCACCGTGTCGGTGACGGTGGAAGGGGATGGCGCCTCCGTCCTGGAGTCGGCGCTCGTCACCGGCATCAACGGTGAGGCGCAAGCGCACGTGAAGTCCACGGTGCCTGGCGTGAAGACGGTGAAGGCGTCCGTGAAGGACGACACCGGCAAGATGGTGACGCTCACGCAGACGGCCACGGTGGAGTTCGCGGACGTCAGCACCGTGAAGACGCTGGCGTTCCGCTCGGCGCTGCCGGACGGCGTGGCCGGCGTTCCGCTCCAGGGCCTGGTGGTGGAGGTGCACGACGGCGCCGGCGCGGTGGTGACGGACAGCAACGTGGAGGTGACGCTGTCCCTGGGTTCCGGTGGCATCGTGTTCACGGAGGGCCAGCTGACGGTGGCCGCGGTGAACGGCGTCGCGACCTTCCCGGACGTGGTGCTGAAGAAGGCGGGCGGGGGCTACTACTTCATGGCGAACGCCGCGGGCTTCGAGCCCGTGGCCAGCACCGTCTTCTCGGTGATGCCGGGGGCGGTGAACGGGCTGGGCCTGGACCACCTGCTGGAGACCGCGACGGCGGGCGTGGCCCAGGACCTGGAGGTCACGCTGGAGGACGCGTACTCCAACACGGTGACGAACTACGCGGGCACGGTGACGCTGAAGTCCACGGACGCGGCCGCGACGCTGCCGGCCGCGCACACCTTCACGACCTCGGACGCGGGCAGGTTCAAGTTCCAGGGCATCACCTTCCGCACGGCCGGGCGTCGGTTCATGACCCTCGCGGACAGCGCGGGCGCGTTCTCGTTCGAATTCGCCGTGAACGTGTCCGCCGCGGCGGCCTCGCGCCTGGCCTTCACGCAGCAGCCGGCCTCGCCCGTGTCGACGCGCGCGCCGCTGGGCACCGTGAAGGTGGCCGTGCAGGACGCCTTCGGCAACCCGGCGTCGGCGACCGGGCTGGCGGTGAAGCTGGCGCTGCCGGCGGGGGCCTTCACGCTGTCGGGCACGACGAGCGCGGCGCCGGTGGACGGCGTCGCGACGTTCACGGGCTTGAGCATCGCGGGGCATGGCACCACGCACCTGGTGGCCTCCGCGCAGGGGCTGCAGGACGTGAGCAGCGCGGACGTGCAGGTGGTGGACGACGTGCCGCCCGCGAAGCCGGTGCTGACGCAGACGGGGGCCACGGAGACGGGCCTCACCGTGCAGTGGACGGGCGTGGGGGATGACGGCGTGCTGGGCCAGCTGACGTCGCAGGAGCTGCGCTACTCGACGTCCGCCATCACCACGGACGCGGCCTTCAACGCGGCGACGCCGGTGACGGTCGCCGCCCCCGTGCCTCCGGGCGCGGTGCAGTCCGCGACCCTCTCCGGGCTGGCGGCGGGCAAGACGTACCACGTGGCGCTGAAGGTGATGGACGCGCACGGCAACTCCGCGCGCTCGGACAGCCTGGCGGTGTCCACGTCGAATCCGGCGGTGACGCAGCTGGCGTTCACGGCGCAGCCTTCGAACGGGACGGCGGGCGCGGCGCTCGCGAACGTGGCCGTGTCGCTGCAGGATGCGCGCGGTGACGTCGTCTCCACGGCCACCACGGCGGTGACGCTGACCCTCACCGGCCAGCCCGGCTTCCAGGCGGTGACGGTGTCCGCGGTGAACGGCGTGGCCACCTTCTCCGGCCTGCGCGTGGACACTGCGGGCACGTACACGTTCACGGCCACTGCGGGCGCGCTGACGAAGGTGAGCCAGTCCTTCACGGTGGGCGCTGGCGCCGCGTCGAAGCTCGTGCTGGCGGCCCTCCCGGCTTCTGTCACCGCGGGTGCCTCGAACAACGTGACCGTGTCCGTGACGGATGCCTTCGGCAACCGCGTCAGCAGCTACGCCGGCACGGTGCACTTCACGTCCTCGGATGCGCAGGCGGTGCTGCCCGCGGACGCGGTCTTCATCCCGGCGGACGGGGGCCAGAAGACGGTCTCCGGCCTGGTGTTCAAGACGGCGGGAGCGCAGTCGCTCACCGCCACGGTTCCCGCGACCCCGACCGTCACCGCGACGGTGAGCACCGAGGTGCGCGCCAGCGCGGCCGCGTCCCTCGCGGTCGTCGCGAGCGCGGGCCCCTTCGGTGCGGGCCAGACGCTGAGCTACGAGCTGGTGGCGCATGACGCCTACGGCAACGTGGCGAAGGACTACGCGTCCACGGTGACGTTCTCCTCCACGGACACGCGGGCGGTGCTGCCCGGCGCGTACACCTTCACCCTGCTGGACGAGGGCCGGCGCACCTTCAACGTGGAGCTGCGCACCTCCGGGGACCAGTCGGTCACCGCCAAGGACGTGACGGACCCATCGCTCACGGTCTCGCACACCTTCACCATCCTCCCGGCGTCCGCGGCCCAGCTGCTCTTCGCCTCCGCGCCCACGACGGGCTCGGTGCGGCAGTCGCTGGCGGACATCCAGGTCGCGGTGCGCGACGCCTTCGGCAACAACGTGACCGGCGCGTCGGTGGATGTGCAGCTGGCGCTGGTGGGCGGCACCTTCGCACAGGGCATCCCCACGCGAGCCACCGTGGGCGGCGTGGCCACCTTCAGCGGCCTCAGCATCAATGACGAGGGGACGTATCAGCTCAAGGCGAGCGCCGGCGGCCTCCAGGACATCACGTCCGCGGACCTGATCATCTCCGACACGCAGGCGCCTGCTGTCGCGGCGAACTTCCGTGCGACGGCGGTGTCTGGCGGCAGCATCCGGCTGGACTGGCAGGCCCCCGGTGACGACGGCGTCCTGGGCACGGCGGCTCGCTACGAGCTGCGCTACGCCACGTCCGCCATCACCGACGCCACCTTCGACTCGGCCACGCTCGTGACGGGCGTGCCTGCGCCGAAGACGGCGGGCACGGCGGAGTCCTTCACCGTCACCGGCCTGACGGAAGGCACGACGTACTACTTCGCGCTGAAGACGTTCGACGGCGCGGGCAACGCCAGCGGGCTGGCCACGGCGAGCTCCGCCACCACCAACCCGTGCAGCGGCTACGTGTGCACGCCGCCGGGGCCCCAGTGCGCGGAGGACGGCACGTCGCTGGAGGTCTACTCGTCGGTGTGCGAGGTGCAGAATGGCGCGCCGACCTGCGTGGCCGGTGAGACGACCCTCCAGGCCTGCCCTGGCGCGAACGCGGTCTGCTACGCGGGCGCGTGCGCCACGGCGACGCACCCGGGCGCGGGAGAGCTGGTCATCTCCGAGGTGATGCACTCGCCGCTCGCGGGCCTCACGGAGTACGTGGAGCTGACCAACACCACGACGAAGCTGCTGGACGCCAACGGCCTGGGGGTGGACCTGGTGAACAGCGCGGGCACGCCCACGTCCTTCACGGTCAACCACGGCCACGCGCTGCTGGTGCCGGCGGGCGGGCGCACGGTGCTCGCGCAGAACGCGAACTTCGCCACCAACGGTGGCGTGGCGGCGAATGACGCCTGGGGCACGGACATCTCCCTGGACAGCACGGGCTCCATCACGCTGAAGCAGGGCACGGTGACGGTGGACAGCCTGACGTACACGAGCGCGTTCCCCCAGACGCCGGGCCGGGCCATGAGCCTCGCGTCCAGCATCATCGGGACGAAGGGCAGCGCGCAGGCCTGGTACTGGTGTGACTCCACCGGCAGCCTGTCCGGCGGCAACCGGGGCACACCGGGTCAGCTCAACGACGACTGCGGCCTGAACGTGGAGAAGCCGGTGAACTGGTGCGCCATCCAGTACCCGAAGACGTTCCCGTCGGCGGACGGCGCCTACCCGGCCACCATCAACGCCAACGACAGCTACGACATCTTCAGCCAGTTCTACAGCTACGACGTCACGCAGCGGAACACGAAGGGCAACGACTTCTACCCCTTCATCGAGGCGCAGCTGGGCTACGGCACGGATGCCACAAACCCCGCGGGCTGGACGTGGAAGGCGGCGGACTTCAACCCGGGCTTCACCCCGCCGAACTCGAACAACGACGAGATGAAGGCGGTCCTCCAGATTCCCACGGCGGGCACGTACAACTACGGCTTCCGCTACCGGTTCGTTGGCGAGCCGTGGGTGTACTGCGACCAGAACGGCAAGGTGGATCCGCCCGGGGGTACCTGGGGCTCGGTCACGGTGCAGGTCGTCAAGGCTCCGCTGACGAACCACGTGGTCATCAGTGAGATCAGCGGTGGCAACGGCACTGGCGCGGCCGCGACGGATGAGTTCATCGAGCTCTACAACCCGACGAATTCAGACGTGGACCTGTCCAACTGGCAGGTGGGCTACAAGTCCGCCACCGGCACCACCTGGAGCGCGAACGTCACCATCCCCGCCGGAAAGGTCATCCGCGCCCACGGCTACTTCCTCCTGGGCGGGGCGAACTACAGCGGCACGGCCGCCAGGGACGTCGGCTACAGCTTCGACATGTCGGCCTCCACCACCGCGGGTGGCCACGTCCGTATCCAGCAGCCCGTGAGTGGGACGTACGTGGACGTGGACCTGCTGGGATGGGGCACCGGAAATAGCCCCGAGGGTGGTGCTGGTAATGCGGCCCCGGCCCATCCGGCGGTGGGCGGAAGCCTGGAGCGCAAGGCCGTGTCCACCTCCACCTCCGCCACCATGGCCGTGGGGGGCGCGGACGCCCTCCGGGGCAATGGGTACGACTCGGACAACAACAAGAACGACTTCGTGACCCGAGCCGTCCGGCAGCCGCAGGGCTCCACGAGCCCGACCGAGTTCTACTGA
- a CDS encoding SDR family oxidoreductase has translation MADSVFKDGLLKGKTAFVSGGSSGINLGIATALVKAGAKVAINGRNVEKLEAAVKGLQAHGTAMGVAADVRDYAAVEKSLQQVKDAYGEIDVLVCGAAGNFPAPALGMSSNGFKAVMDIDVLGTFNVSRAAFEHLRKPGAAVINISAPQAYLPMAMQAHVCAAKAGVDMLTRVLAIEWGGAGVRVNAITPGPIEGTEGMSRLAPSEGARQKLAEALPLQRFGTPDDIARLALFLSSDAASYITGAIMVCDGGQSLLGGAAVLQAING, from the coding sequence ATGGCGGACAGCGTGTTCAAGGACGGGCTGCTCAAGGGCAAGACGGCGTTCGTCTCCGGCGGCAGCAGCGGCATCAACCTCGGCATCGCCACCGCGCTGGTGAAGGCGGGCGCGAAGGTGGCCATCAACGGCCGCAACGTGGAGAAGCTGGAGGCCGCGGTGAAGGGCCTCCAGGCCCACGGCACCGCCATGGGCGTGGCCGCGGATGTGCGCGACTACGCGGCCGTGGAGAAGTCGCTCCAGCAGGTGAAGGACGCATACGGGGAGATTGACGTGCTGGTGTGCGGCGCCGCCGGCAACTTCCCCGCGCCCGCGCTGGGCATGTCCTCCAACGGCTTCAAGGCGGTGATGGACATCGATGTGCTGGGCACCTTCAACGTGTCCCGCGCCGCCTTCGAGCACCTGCGCAAGCCGGGCGCCGCCGTCATCAACATCTCCGCGCCCCAGGCCTACCTGCCCATGGCCATGCAGGCCCACGTCTGCGCCGCCAAGGCCGGGGTGGACATGCTCACCCGCGTGCTCGCCATCGAGTGGGGCGGCGCCGGCGTGCGCGTCAACGCCATCACCCCGGGCCCGATTGAAGGCACGGAAGGGATGAGCCGCCTCGCCCCTTCCGAGGGCGCGCGGCAGAAACTCGCGGAAGCCCTGCCACTCCAGCGATTCGGAACGCCGGACGACATCGCGAGGCTGGCCCTCTTCCTGTCGTCGGACGCCGCGTCCTACATCACCGGCGCCATCATGGTCTGCGACGGCGGCCAGTCCCTGCTGGGCGGTGCCGCGGTGCTCCAGGCCATCAACGGCTGA